One window of the Buchnera aphidicola (Meitanaphis elongallis) genome contains the following:
- the cmk gene encoding (d)CMP kinase, with protein MNQCVSVITVDGPSGAGKSILCKEISKNLNWNVLESGLIYRILALNILKNKYYKIKTNLLFLLRSLNFFNIIRDNSIKKNYFHFNFIKDIDSETIANIASELACIPYIREHLLFKQRFFRQLPGLIADGRDMGTVVFPDACIKFFLKADLKTRVKRRFLDFQKKK; from the coding sequence ATGAATCAATGTGTCTCTGTTATTACTGTTGATGGACCTAGTGGAGCTGGAAAGAGCATATTATGTAAGGAAATTTCTAAAAATTTAAATTGGAATGTTTTAGAATCTGGTCTAATATACAGAATTTTAGCATTAAATATATTAAAAAATAAATATTATAAAATAAAAACAAATTTACTATTTTTATTACGATCTTTAAATTTTTTTAATATTATAAGAGACAACAGTATTAAAAAAAATTATTTTCATTTTAACTTTATTAAAGATATTGATTCAGAAACAATAGCAAATATTGCTTCTGAATTAGCTTGTATACCATATATTAGAGAACATCTTTTATTTAAACAACGATTTTTTCGACAACTTCCAGGCTTGATAGCTGATGGAAGAGATATGGGAACTGTAGTTTTTCCAGATGCTTGTATTAAATTTTTTTTAAAAGCTGATTTAAAAACTAGAGTGAAACGTCGTTTTTTAGATTTTCAAAAAAAAAAATAA
- the rpsA gene encoding 30S ribosomal protein S1 has protein sequence MTESFAQLFEESLKTIETKPGSIIRGIVIAINKDTVLVDAGLKSESTIPIEQFKNVNGDIEINIGDEIDVALDAIEDGFGETVLSREKAKRYEAWLMLEKAYKNSKTVLGIINGKVKGGFTVELDDIRAFLPGSLVDVRPVRDTSHLEGKELEFKVIKLDQKRNNVVVSRRAVIESEHSLERGLLLENLQEGMESKGIVKNLTDYGAFVDLGGVDGLLHITDMAWKRVKHPNEIVNIGDEIKVKILKFDREKIRVSLGLKQLSDDPWTEIAKRYPEGVKLIGKVTNLTDYGCFVEIEEGVEGLVHVSEMDWTNKNIHPSKVVNVNSNVEVMVLDIDEAKRRISLGLKQCKTNPWKEFSKKNSKGNCVHGKIKSITDFGIFIGLHGGIDGLVHLSDISWTISGEEAVKKYKKGDEISAIVLQVDSDRERISLGIKQLEEDPFNQYISHHKKDSIVSGIIKKIDNEIIVVRLSEFVKGHIIISEIPAINTNNASIFSHFIIGTKVNTKLNSIDRKNRIIYLSAIISEHEEKKEDIEKKNNKKDETNFSNAMTEAFKAAKNVD, from the coding sequence ATGACTGAATCGTTTGCTCAATTATTTGAAGAATCTTTAAAAACTATCGAAACTAAACCTGGATCAATTATTCGAGGTATTGTTATTGCTATTAATAAAGATACTGTGTTAGTCGACGCTGGGCTAAAATCTGAATCAACTATTCCTATAGAACAATTCAAAAATGTTAATGGAGATATAGAAATTAATATAGGAGATGAAATCGATGTTGCTTTAGATGCTATTGAAGATGGATTTGGTGAAACAGTATTATCTCGAGAAAAGGCTAAACGTTATGAAGCATGGCTAATGTTAGAAAAAGCATATAAAAATTCTAAAACTGTTCTTGGAATTATTAACGGAAAAGTAAAAGGTGGTTTTACTGTAGAATTAGACGATATTCGAGCGTTTTTGCCAGGTTCTTTAGTAGATGTTCGCCCTGTACGAGATACAAGTCATTTAGAAGGTAAAGAACTAGAATTTAAAGTAATTAAATTAGATCAAAAACGTAATAATGTCGTTGTATCTCGTCGAGCTGTTATCGAATCAGAACATAGTCTGGAACGTGGTCTATTACTAGAAAATTTACAAGAAGGTATGGAATCAAAAGGAATAGTAAAAAATCTCACTGATTATGGAGCTTTTGTAGATTTAGGAGGAGTAGATGGATTACTACATATTACTGACATGGCATGGAAAAGAGTAAAACATCCAAATGAAATTGTTAACATAGGTGATGAAATAAAAGTAAAAATATTAAAATTTGATCGAGAAAAAATACGAGTATCACTAGGATTGAAGCAATTAAGTGATGATCCATGGACAGAAATCGCAAAAAGATATCCAGAAGGAGTCAAACTAATAGGAAAGGTTACTAATCTAACAGACTACGGGTGCTTTGTAGAAATTGAAGAAGGTGTAGAAGGGTTAGTGCATGTATCAGAAATGGATTGGACAAATAAAAATATTCATCCATCTAAAGTGGTAAATGTTAATTCTAATGTAGAAGTAATGGTATTAGATATTGATGAAGCAAAACGGCGTATTTCATTAGGGTTAAAACAATGTAAAACTAATCCATGGAAAGAATTTTCCAAAAAAAATAGTAAAGGAAATTGTGTACATGGAAAAATAAAATCTATTACTGATTTTGGAATTTTTATTGGTTTGCATGGTGGAATTGATGGATTAGTACATTTATCTGATATATCTTGGACCATTTCAGGAGAAGAAGCTGTTAAAAAATATAAAAAAGGTGATGAAATTTCAGCAATAGTATTACAAGTTGATTCTGATAGAGAACGTATATCTTTAGGAATTAAACAATTAGAAGAAGATCCATTCAACCAATATATTTCTCATCATAAAAAAGATAGCATAGTTTCTGGAATTATTAAAAAGATAGATAATGAAATTATTGTGGTTCGATTATCTGAATTTGTTAAGGGACATATTATAATTTCAGAGATACCTGCTATAAACACTAATAATGCATCAATTTTTTCACATTTTATCATTGGAACAAAAGTAAATACAAAATTAAATAGCATAGATCGAAAAAATAGAATAATTTATTTATCTGCAATAATATCAGAACATGAAGAAAAAAAAGAAGATATCGAAAAAAAAAATAATAAGAAAGATGAAACTAATTTTTCAAACGCCATGACTGAAGCTTTTAAAGCTGCTAAAAACGTAGATTAA
- the aroA gene encoding 3-phosphoshikimate 1-carboxyvinyltransferase has translation MQDFLILNPISFVDGTVRLPGSKSISNRVLLLSAMSEGITQLHNLLSSDDTKYMLNALKLFGIKFAFSKDHTTCKIIGKAKPLYIHKKISLFLGNAGTAIRPLAAILSLNDNNVLLTGDERMKERPIQHLVEALREGGANIQYFEKQNYPPIYIKGGFSGGNITIDGSISSQFLTALLIASPLAVLDSKIIIKGKLVSKPYIDITLKLINQFGVNIINDSYNCFYIKGRQKYRSPGNYWIEGDASSASYFLASAAIKGKSVCVTGIGSNSIQGDIKFSNVLKKMGAFITIGKNFICCRRGTLHGIDLDMNDIPDSAMTIAIVALFAIGDTIIRNIYNWRVKETDRLSAMSKELRKIGAVIKEGHDYIRISPPKTFIHANVDTYNDHRMAMCFSLIALSNKKVTLLNPSCVNKTFPNYFKTLRDISF, from the coding sequence ATGCAAGATTTTTTAATATTAAATCCAATTTCTTTTGTTGATGGAACAGTACGTCTACCAGGATCAAAAAGTATTTCTAACAGAGTATTATTGTTATCTGCTATGTCAGAAGGAATTACTCAATTACATAATTTGCTGTCTAGCGATGATACTAAATATATGCTAAATGCATTGAAATTATTTGGAATAAAATTTGCTTTTTCTAAAGATCACACTACATGTAAAATTATAGGAAAAGCTAAACCATTATATATACATAAAAAGATATCATTATTTTTAGGTAATGCAGGAACTGCTATAAGACCTTTAGCTGCAATATTATCGTTAAATGATAATAATGTATTACTCACAGGCGACGAAAGAATGAAAGAGAGGCCCATACAACATTTAGTTGAAGCTTTACGAGAAGGTGGGGCAAATATTCAATACTTTGAAAAACAAAATTATCCTCCAATTTATATAAAAGGAGGATTTTCTGGAGGAAATATCACTATAGATGGATCAATTTCTAGTCAATTTTTAACAGCTTTGCTCATTGCATCCCCTCTTGCTGTTTTAGATTCTAAAATTATAATAAAAGGAAAATTAGTATCAAAACCTTATATAGATATAACTCTTAAATTAATTAATCAATTTGGAGTTAATATAATTAATGATTCTTATAACTGTTTTTACATTAAAGGACGTCAAAAATATAGATCACCAGGTAATTATTGGATAGAAGGAGATGCATCTTCTGCATCTTATTTTTTGGCTTCAGCTGCAATTAAAGGTAAATCAGTGTGTGTTACAGGAATTGGTTCAAATAGTATTCAAGGTGACATTAAATTTTCGAATGTACTGAAAAAAATGGGTGCATTTATTACTATAGGAAAAAATTTTATTTGTTGTCGAAGAGGAACGTTACATGGTATTGATTTAGACATGAATGATATTCCTGATTCTGCTATGACTATTGCTATAGTGGCTTTGTTTGCTATTGGAGATACTATTATTCGAAATATTTATAATTGGAGAGTAAAAGAAACAGATAGATTATCAGCTATGTCTAAAGAATTAAGAAAAATAGGAGCTGTTATAAAAGAAGGTCACGACTATATTCGTATCTCTCCACCAAAAACGTTTATTCATGCTAATGTTGATACTTATAACGATCATCGAATGGCTATGTGTTTTTCTCTCATAGCATTGTCTAACAAAAAAGTAACTTTGTTGAATCCAAGTTGTGTAAATAAAACATTTCCTAATTATTTTAAAACATTACGTGACATTAGCTTTTAA
- a CDS encoding (d)CMP kinase — protein MKQRDYRDSNRIVSPLIPPKNAITIDSSHMSEKQVINLCMEHIKNSRTLVK, from the coding sequence ATGAAACAACGAGATTATCGAGATAGCAATAGGATTGTATCACCTTTAATTCCTCCCAAAAATGCTATTACAATAGATTCGTCTCATATGAGTGAAAAACAAGTAATTAATTTATGTATGGAACATATAAAAAATTCAAGAACGTTAGTAAAATAA
- the pfkA gene encoding 6-phosphofructokinase, translating into MIKKIGVLTSGGDSPGMNATIRGVVRTALSKNLEILGIYDGYLGLYEDRMINLDRYSVSDMINKGGTFLGSARFPDFLKKYIRSIAIQNMKKHNIDALVIIGGDGSYVGAQKLTEMGFPCISIPGTIDNDVVGTDYTIGYFTALETVVEAIDRLRDTSSSHQRISIVEVMGRNCGDLTLAAAIAGGCEFIVLPEINYIQEDLIKEIKAGIKKGKKHAIVAITECICDVEKLAKHIQKETKRETRATILGHIQRGGAPGAFDRILASRMGEYAVELLLQGYQGRCIGIRNEKMVNHDITDALKNMKRPFKFNWLVTAKKLY; encoded by the coding sequence ATGATTAAAAAAATTGGTGTACTAACTAGCGGAGGTGATTCTCCAGGAATGAATGCTACTATCCGAGGAGTAGTAAGAACTGCATTAAGTAAAAATTTAGAAATACTTGGAATTTATGACGGATATCTAGGATTATACGAAGATAGAATGATCAATTTAGATCGATACAGCGTTTCTGATATGATCAATAAAGGAGGAACTTTTCTTGGATCTGCTAGATTTCCTGACTTTCTAAAAAAATATATAAGATCAATTGCTATTCAAAATATGAAGAAACATAACATTGATGCCTTAGTTATAATTGGGGGGGATGGTTCATATGTAGGAGCTCAAAAATTAACAGAAATGGGATTTCCTTGTATAAGTATACCAGGAACTATAGATAATGATGTAGTAGGTACTGATTATACAATAGGATATTTTACAGCATTAGAAACAGTAGTAGAGGCAATTGATAGATTACGAGATACATCTTCTTCACATCAAAGAATTTCTATAGTAGAGGTTATGGGAAGAAATTGTGGAGATTTAACATTAGCTGCTGCTATAGCAGGAGGATGTGAATTTATAGTATTACCAGAAATTAATTATATACAAGAAGATCTAATAAAAGAGATTAAAGCTGGAATAAAAAAGGGTAAAAAACACGCAATAGTAGCCATTACTGAATGCATTTGCGATGTTGAAAAATTAGCAAAACACATTCAAAAAGAAACAAAACGAGAAACACGAGCAACTATTTTAGGACATATACAAAGAGGAGGAGCACCTGGAGCTTTTGATCGAATTTTAGCTTCTAGAATGGGTGAATATGCTGTAGAATTATTGCTACAAGGATATCAAGGTCGATGTATTGGAATTCGAAATGAAAAAATGGTAAATCATGATATTACTGATGCTCTCAAAAATATGAAGAGACCGTTTAAGTTCAATTGGTTAGTAACTGCAAAAAAGTTATATTGA
- the pal gene encoding peptidoglycan-associated lipoprotein Pal produces MKLKKLYKIMAFILPVITMCSCGFQKDKLDEIVSDQNNQIIDTQINSNTAEPLDTTEQEKIVYFDLNKSNINAKFSKILNNTATFLHNHPDASVIIEGHTDPRGSEKYNVALGQRRADAIKMYLESKGIPSTQISIISYGSDKPAESGNTENAYSKNRRAVIVY; encoded by the coding sequence ATGAAATTAAAAAAACTATACAAAATAATGGCTTTTATTTTACCGGTAATAACAATGTGTTCATGCGGGTTTCAAAAAGATAAACTTGATGAAATTGTTTCTGATCAAAATAATCAAATAATAGATACTCAAATAAATTCAAACACTGCTGAACCATTAGACACTACAGAACAAGAAAAAATTGTTTACTTTGACTTAAACAAATCTAATATTAATGCAAAATTTTCTAAAATATTAAATAATACTGCTACATTTTTACATAATCATCCAGATGCTAGTGTGATTATTGAAGGACATACAGATCCCAGAGGATCAGAAAAATATAATGTTGCATTAGGACAACGTCGCGCTGATGCAATAAAAATGTATTTAGAAAGTAAAGGAATACCTTCTACACAAATTTCTATAATATCTTATGGTTCAGATAAACCAGCTGAATCTGGAAATACAGAAAACGCTTATTCAAAAAACAGACGAGCAGTTATAGTGTATTAG
- the gpmA gene encoding 2,3-diphosphoglycerate-dependent phosphoglycerate mutase has product MKIYKLVLMRHGESEWNKLNRFTGWKDIDLSETGISEAIKCAKLLELKKFSFDYAYTSVLKRSIHTLWTIIKYLNQSWIPVEKSWRLNERHYGALQGLNKDDVIKKYGEIQVQQWRRGFNISPPKTNLSEKKILASDPKYSTMSLEDIPLSESLKSTSKRVIPFWKTTIFPNLKKQIRIIIVAHGNSLRALIKYLSNMTEEDIMNLNIITGIPIVYEFNNYFEPINYYHL; this is encoded by the coding sequence ATGAAGATATATAAATTAGTTTTAATGAGACATGGTGAAAGTGAATGGAATAAATTAAATAGATTTACAGGATGGAAAGATATAGATTTATCTGAAACGGGTATTTCTGAAGCAATAAAATGTGCTAAATTATTAGAATTAAAGAAATTTAGTTTTGATTATGCATATACCTCTGTATTAAAACGATCTATTCATACTTTATGGACTATAATTAAGTATTTAAATCAATCATGGATACCAGTAGAAAAATCTTGGCGTTTAAATGAACGTCATTATGGTGCTTTGCAGGGATTAAATAAAGATGATGTAATTAAAAAATATGGAGAAATACAAGTACAACAATGGAGAAGAGGATTTAATATATCTCCTCCAAAAACAAATTTATCTGAAAAAAAAATCTTAGCTTCAGATCCTAAATATTCTACTATGAGTTTGGAAGATATCCCATTATCAGAAAGTTTAAAATCTACTTCTAAAAGAGTAATTCCATTCTGGAAAACAACTATTTTCCCTAATTTAAAAAAACAAATTAGAATTATTATAGTAGCTCACGGAAATTCTCTTCGTGCATTAATAAAATATTTAAGCAATATGACTGAAGAAGACATCATGAATTTAAATATTATTACAGGCATTCCTATAGTGTATGAATTTAACAATTATTTTGAACCTATAAATTATTATCATTTGTAA
- a CDS encoding MIP/aquaporin family protein → MLLIQCISEFFGTGLIIFFNSSYIASLRLTHGFNNSWKISVILGLSTCIAIYLSLFISGAHLNPIITLSFFLFFNFNKKKIIPYILSQILGSFCFSAIVYKLYYDLLIKFEAQNKILRGSLDSLNLASIFSCFPNKNISMLQIFIIETIITFIFILIIIFLNDHENFFVFKITFSPILVGILVFLINFIVSPFTNFILNPAHDIGSRTFIYLSGWGKIVFTNGSNITHFFIPILGTMLGSVMSVYFYKYIKKYIFCN, encoded by the coding sequence ATGTTACTGATACAATGTATTTCTGAATTTTTTGGTACAGGATTAATTATATTCTTCAATTCTAGTTATATAGCATCATTAAGATTAACACATGGATTTAATAATTCATGGAAAATTAGTGTCATATTAGGATTAAGCACTTGCATAGCAATATATTTGAGCTTATTTATATCCGGCGCGCACTTAAATCCAATAATAACTTTATCTTTTTTTTTATTTTTTAATTTTAATAAAAAAAAAATAATTCCTTATATTTTATCTCAGATACTAGGTTCTTTTTGTTTTTCAGCTATTGTGTACAAATTATATTATGATTTGCTAATAAAGTTTGAAGCACAAAATAAAATTTTGAGAGGTAGTCTAGATAGTTTAAATTTAGCTTCTATTTTCTCTTGTTTTCCAAACAAAAATATAAGCATGTTGCAAATATTTATAATAGAAACTATTATTACCTTTATATTTATTTTAATAATCATTTTTTTAAACGATCATGAAAATTTTTTTGTTTTTAAAATAACCTTTTCTCCTATATTAGTAGGTATATTAGTTTTTTTAATAAATTTTATTGTTTCTCCATTTACTAATTTTATATTAAATCCTGCACACGATATTGGATCTCGTACATTTATTTATTTATCAGGATGGGGTAAAATAGTGTTTACTAATGGATCAAATATAACTCATTTTTTTATACCTATATTAGGTACAATGTTAGGTTCTGTTATGTCCGTTTATTTTTATAAATATATTAAAAAATATATTTTTTGTAATTAA
- the tpiA gene encoding triose-phosphate isomerase: MTNKIVIANWKLNGSTTLLQDLLKPIINFVNSNKILSTIIIAPPIIYLYQVYSMIMNTNIMIGAQNVDIHLNGAFTGEISVDMLKDVNVRYVLVGHSERRLYHHEHDLFIAKKFKIVKDAKLIPILCIGETQEDYHAGMTKVICKKQIDSIFNLLGEQAFYNTIIAYEPVWAIGSGMIPKFDFIKDIFCFIKNYVLKKQNLNKKLFSIQYGGSVDENNIKKLCKIVEIDGFLVGSAALSLNRFLKILTITSKYCTNF, translated from the coding sequence ATGACAAATAAAATTGTTATAGCTAATTGGAAATTAAACGGAAGTACAACATTACTGCAGGATTTATTAAAACCTATCATTAATTTTGTAAATTCAAATAAAATACTTTCGACAATAATTATCGCTCCTCCTATAATTTATTTGTATCAAGTATATAGTATGATTATGAACACAAACATTATGATAGGAGCGCAGAACGTTGACATACATTTAAACGGTGCTTTTACAGGAGAGATCTCAGTTGATATGCTAAAAGACGTTAATGTAAGATATGTCCTTGTCGGACATTCCGAAAGAAGATTATACCATCATGAACATGATTTATTCATTGCAAAAAAATTTAAAATAGTAAAAGATGCTAAATTAATTCCCATATTGTGCATTGGAGAAACACAAGAAGATTACCATGCTGGTATGACAAAAGTGATATGTAAAAAGCAAATAGATTCTATTTTTAATTTATTAGGTGAACAAGCATTTTATAACACTATTATAGCTTATGAGCCTGTTTGGGCAATTGGATCAGGCATGATTCCAAAATTTGATTTTATAAAAGATATATTTTGTTTCATAAAAAATTATGTTTTAAAAAAACAAAATCTGAACAAAAAATTGTTTTCAATTCAATATGGAGGATCTGTAGATGAAAATAACATTAAAAAACTATGCAAAATTGTCGAAATAGACGGTTTTCTAGTAGGTTCAGCAGCATTATCTCTGAATCGCTTTTTAAAAATATTAACCATAACATCTAAATATTGTACAAATTTTTAA
- the serC gene encoding 3-phosphoserine/phosphohydroxythreonine transaminase: MDKNKDVIYNFSAGPAMLPKEILKTAQLGLCNWQNSGKSILEISHRSKEFTSVIESLEYNLRDLLNVPKYYKVLFCHGGARGQFSAIPMNLLKNNGRNPDYINSGYWSYSAALESRKYCVPNIINVRKILNGNHCVCSIKNWEINTNNTYLHYCPNETIEGIAIYEEPYFKDDIIVVGDFSSTLFSRIIDITRYGIIYASAQKNVGPPGVTIVIVHEDLLKEPKIVCPSILNYNILSKSNSMFNTPATFSLYISGLVLEWMKKLGGLKTIQKSNEKKANLLYNMIDSTDFYINNVMNHNRSFMNVTFTIANSNLHSLFLKESYDFGLHCLNGHNVIGGLRASIYNAMPIEGVMKLIKFMKIFEKKYE, translated from the coding sequence ATGGATAAAAACAAAGATGTGATTTATAATTTCAGCGCAGGACCTGCTATGTTACCAAAAGAAATATTAAAAACAGCACAATTAGGACTATGTAATTGGCAGAATTCTGGAAAGTCTATATTAGAAATTAGTCATCGAAGCAAAGAATTCACATCAGTAATAGAAAGCTTAGAATATAACTTACGTGATCTGTTAAATGTTCCTAAATATTATAAAGTGTTGTTTTGTCACGGTGGAGCACGAGGACAATTTTCTGCTATACCTATGAACTTATTAAAAAACAATGGTAGAAATCCAGATTATATTAATAGTGGATATTGGTCATATAGCGCAGCTTTAGAAAGTAGAAAATATTGTGTTCCTAACATTATTAATGTTCGAAAAATATTAAATGGGAATCATTGTGTATGCTCTATTAAAAATTGGGAAATAAATACTAATAACACATATCTTCATTATTGTCCCAATGAAACTATTGAAGGAATAGCCATTTATGAAGAACCGTATTTTAAGGATGATATCATTGTAGTAGGTGATTTTTCATCAACTTTGTTTTCTCGTATCATTGATATTACACGATATGGTATTATTTATGCCAGTGCACAAAAAAATGTAGGACCACCTGGAGTTACTATAGTTATTGTACATGAAGATTTGTTAAAGGAACCAAAAATTGTATGCCCTTCTATTCTAAACTATAATATATTATCTAAAAGTAATTCGATGTTTAATACTCCTGCTACATTTTCTTTGTATATATCAGGGCTAGTTTTAGAGTGGATGAAAAAATTAGGAGGATTAAAAACCATTCAAAAATCTAATGAAAAAAAAGCAAATTTATTATATAACATGATAGACAGTACTGATTTTTACATTAATAATGTAATGAATCATAATCGTTCTTTTATGAATGTTACATTTACTATTGCAAATAGCAATCTTCATTCATTATTTTTAAAAGAATCTTATGATTTTGGACTACATTGTTTAAATGGACACAACGTCATTGGTGGATTACGTGCTTCTATTTATAACGCTATGCCAATAGAAGGTGTAATGAAATTAATAAAATTTATGAAAATTTTTGAAAAGAAATATGAATAA